Proteins from a genomic interval of Bradyrhizobium sp. CCGB01:
- a CDS encoding apolipoprotein A1/A4/E family protein, whose product MVLAFRLYGFFQWPPLPDPPDHDVPPKLQAGMVEIHFDQLKTNPVNPTPEDLEYKAFLRWRPGTVQPDSGPAELPKKADNVYSIPEPSSRFNDADETLLWIFDPAKKGERKLAFRGAFLFEQYLDSAPKAPETVWPLVRECRYNTNEPTYFSTLIIGQSGNDNFRFDLQLPVPFPQTSRSAPGELNPATLPLSTVYLPRRKERTALTRINVLVMGASGRKRTRTFEQNEYFNVSAADRRLGLFGFSSGGNESSRGFAVCRGNFVNGHTPVLVKHFWPDPNLGNRVMETNFVLQILRRFGFRFHPEDFTGLALGSRDEKDLSIRFPRPLDEAEKSTEGNRRGSLVYRLAVATRSHGESDDLSWDADGFGFRLQEEIGGVLRIDSPKVFADVTLSWSIPTDKIWAKDRRSDWTLRHTLRFHWTETLGSGPLAARADLDESGDYHRGTLSEAAAAMTALQVALRQAEGGQPQSLLPNLSVDVDDQTVRFGLSLPAMELPDRTSTTPFDIEGLLLAGSDGPLRRPARLSLADARDLLPSETSSDLRLSATFPAFFLGEAQKRRLPLLLSTDREWVNSDIQFDPNQVRYFASFKMRWGQKPAKAKFAGRLSSLQFGFDTETVLHQSDGGTDESNRPDRLKTGGPGVRFAGRTGGARLVSKTPTAVSLSAKLGVEAIQPVGVDIPRSDRTGRPGPLLIPLGSEDEAAGFVLEFEEQLSATHDRLLTASIYDQNAETSGRDYVLLSQEPFSVLRFTEARIGARGDAANAAVAAYSSDDRIWTLKQVAEHYHYTLPPQVIGESADKPRRLHIHDLPEGTVAARRPVPPFDDDAPARDINHPEYDPKLWHDLHRRAVEFRLTPSTEIWVRPSDVERGYFMPAWESYELFRQRGEAGLGVRLAALRGEFLYGLAVGIDVAREGGVARQARVAEIQALTGSVLGEPRHDSAGALAKRWNALASAVSRRPERLEVWAFDPGSAVDFAPARFSDGVTFALRSTALHRAPVKGRNDEFESPAAYVNAPADKPIRFHPQGLSGGALWPVESANLFRALLERPESNGGSIEGIALSPLGGDAVQKAEFLNGIVSIISETKNGFVQRQQVEVIGRVGALWHRAKHVVIYERTTNPTAQFAPLYEDDPKGNRSRRPILRKVREYVEFIEWDRGYPDFPEAVSRSTGFLDRVRFNSRIINVDSAWSRDVGKFGWEIPLWNRASARQRPQVYPMPDVAFVTAAEGDGEKPAVAQETRDPEKLYFFADFSARTSDTNVWQVRQVVDYNNAPSSTNLAAIVDAKSTTDPLDASSRRPSVSRVLPGVSRFTWRLAPAARKSALNAGRSAKPVYVGLDSVTFMRSTQKIAEVPNDLKDVLKVKSAIGDPAAYAAIIGTGYWTSDGGAGPENVGAYTAAIKDVIDAAKAIKSPKEADLPPDLAPVRTAVQKLRAEITGQFQKEIAKKVGPAFEDAKKFSQSVKNVSALIGSGQQQCEKLKEDALAMVRGKSALIVENIRVWENDADTAVENAWRKLTGLTSGTEPTKTNLLQLLADDVIDLVRPVFTEASTDVGRGEEAVETARAIIADVDAEFESIVARARSRVREFAASYDRGKPWSPSRRASFQAGLYSAISSVADDVHGAIDEAQHRLGVELGNASQAIGGHLAKFLSGVGGAEAAALDQLSTIENLIDHLLAPVDSGLVELLKGNGVLDQAGQDIAKARTEVTNQIDDPKFQELKDAALGALRRADDGLVAVRSKADQAKQLSATANKLNKDTAASAVSGIRELAVKLDEIVKSIEPIVTELTEAAKKLSDAGFEQIDGLFHGIFAGIEVQVGVFGRWLARKIEIIGDKIDLLVKEVVDSLDLALRTIRTEVKEIGARVGPLADDAAKALKGIQDALAPNSLMEAVLRKKVIEPALDDLLKPLPESLKADTTALKELRQSAAERLTLLSTEVKDIVAGLKSDALDAITEISAFCSVIVEDANAVAKYFEDLKGDAETYVKKKFDELVDPLGKGLDDYAKDYKGLEKLVSSVQALDYTVRGIQNDLGRSVESARRYGDRVMDAFSKVDVSNPLAAPSNILKLYSAVTTAPEIAALKADIDRIRAGFDEASDIINTTRATALFNHLGDELKALGIALPFDAIGDKIRAVTDISSFDFPRVFSNLGGSSFGKLAKGFKMPAGAGDSIRLTHDFDKTQMKAWVQVDINLPVPGRCSLFSLEVFQADLVEMRVTGQVRLEASKDSETVSQTGFGRVDANLDMVVGGQSMVTFQSLAFHFTRESGLKVEFDPSRIKLNPSFQFIQDLLSSLFPDELGGLKVIKRDGIPVGLEHEFALPAISLMFGTSGVSNISISNRFQLLAYPDFIIADRFSLSRPEMPFIFSIFVIGGTGYIQIEAEYQPFRNDLMVSVEAAAGGSATLGLSFGPFSGSVFIALSISITYRKHIGRSGGGLTIGLVLVIAGSVTVCSIVTVGIYLLLRISYRDNGQADADGTLSVTISISRFFKIHARADVHYKLRGGRSETTVSTSVNAEAEDKRLQQAADKLKKARG is encoded by the coding sequence ATGGTTCTTGCTTTTCGTCTTTATGGGTTTTTCCAATGGCCACCGCTTCCAGATCCGCCCGACCACGACGTGCCACCGAAGCTGCAGGCGGGCATGGTCGAAATTCACTTCGATCAGCTCAAGACCAATCCGGTGAACCCGACGCCGGAAGATCTGGAATACAAGGCCTTCCTGCGGTGGCGGCCCGGCACCGTTCAGCCGGACAGCGGTCCGGCCGAGCTTCCGAAAAAAGCGGACAATGTCTATTCGATCCCCGAGCCGAGCTCGCGCTTCAATGACGCGGACGAAACTCTATTGTGGATATTCGATCCGGCAAAAAAAGGAGAGCGAAAGCTGGCGTTCCGCGGCGCCTTCCTGTTTGAACAGTATCTCGATAGCGCGCCAAAAGCTCCCGAAACGGTTTGGCCTCTGGTGCGCGAATGCCGATACAACACCAATGAGCCGACGTATTTTTCCACGCTGATCATCGGCCAAAGCGGGAACGACAATTTTCGCTTCGACCTCCAATTGCCGGTGCCCTTCCCGCAAACGAGCCGATCCGCACCGGGAGAGCTCAACCCAGCAACTCTGCCGCTTTCGACGGTGTACCTGCCTAGGCGAAAAGAGCGGACCGCACTGACCCGCATCAACGTGCTGGTTATGGGGGCCTCGGGCCGAAAGCGGACCAGAACGTTCGAGCAGAACGAGTATTTCAATGTCAGTGCAGCCGATCGCCGGCTTGGCCTGTTTGGTTTCAGTTCGGGAGGGAATGAGAGCTCGAGAGGCTTTGCTGTTTGTCGCGGGAATTTCGTCAACGGTCATACGCCGGTCCTGGTCAAGCACTTCTGGCCAGATCCAAATCTCGGCAACAGGGTCATGGAGACCAACTTTGTTCTCCAGATCCTGCGGCGCTTCGGTTTCAGATTTCATCCCGAAGATTTCACGGGACTCGCTCTTGGCAGCCGCGATGAGAAAGACCTCAGCATACGATTTCCACGACCGCTCGACGAAGCCGAAAAGAGCACGGAAGGAAACAGAAGGGGGAGTCTCGTCTATCGGCTCGCGGTCGCGACACGCTCGCACGGCGAATCCGACGACCTGAGCTGGGATGCCGATGGCTTCGGATTTAGGTTGCAGGAGGAGATTGGAGGAGTCCTGCGGATCGATTCCCCGAAGGTCTTCGCCGACGTTACACTGTCCTGGTCCATTCCAACCGATAAGATATGGGCGAAGGATCGCAGGTCCGACTGGACGCTACGACATACCCTGCGCTTTCACTGGACCGAGACGCTCGGTAGTGGACCGTTGGCCGCAAGGGCGGATCTTGATGAAAGCGGAGACTATCACCGGGGGACGCTGAGCGAGGCGGCCGCTGCAATGACGGCGCTGCAAGTTGCGCTTCGCCAGGCCGAGGGCGGGCAGCCGCAATCGCTTCTGCCGAATCTGTCGGTCGACGTGGACGACCAGACGGTGCGCTTCGGGCTGTCGCTTCCTGCGATGGAGCTCCCGGATCGCACAAGCACAACTCCTTTCGATATCGAAGGTTTGTTGCTGGCGGGATCAGATGGCCCGCTGCGACGGCCGGCGCGTCTCTCGCTGGCCGACGCGCGGGATCTCTTACCCAGTGAGACATCATCCGATCTTCGGCTGTCTGCGACGTTTCCGGCGTTCTTTCTCGGCGAGGCTCAAAAGCGTCGCTTGCCGCTTCTTTTGTCCACGGACCGGGAATGGGTGAACTCCGATATCCAGTTCGATCCGAACCAGGTCCGATATTTCGCTTCCTTCAAAATGCGCTGGGGACAGAAGCCGGCAAAGGCCAAGTTCGCCGGACGCCTTTCCTCTCTGCAGTTTGGCTTCGACACAGAAACGGTCTTGCATCAAAGCGATGGCGGGACCGACGAGAGCAACAGGCCCGACAGGTTGAAAACCGGCGGACCGGGCGTACGATTCGCCGGCCGCACCGGCGGTGCGCGCCTCGTCAGCAAGACGCCGACGGCTGTCTCTTTGTCGGCCAAGCTCGGCGTCGAAGCGATCCAGCCAGTTGGCGTCGATATTCCCCGCAGCGACCGCACCGGACGACCGGGGCCATTGCTTATTCCGCTCGGGAGTGAGGATGAAGCCGCCGGTTTCGTGCTGGAGTTCGAGGAGCAACTCTCCGCCACTCATGACCGGTTGCTGACTGCAAGCATCTACGATCAGAACGCCGAAACGAGCGGACGAGACTACGTCCTGCTCTCTCAGGAGCCGTTTTCGGTATTGCGTTTCACCGAAGCACGCATCGGCGCGCGGGGGGATGCCGCCAATGCTGCCGTAGCGGCCTATTCCAGCGACGACCGCATCTGGACGTTGAAGCAGGTGGCGGAGCATTATCATTACACTTTGCCACCACAGGTGATCGGCGAAAGTGCCGACAAGCCGCGCAGATTGCATATCCACGATCTACCTGAGGGGACCGTTGCCGCCAGGCGCCCGGTACCACCGTTCGACGATGACGCTCCTGCCCGGGACATCAATCATCCGGAGTACGATCCGAAGCTCTGGCATGACCTTCATCGCAGGGCGGTTGAATTTCGGCTGACACCATCGACCGAGATATGGGTCCGCCCGAGTGACGTTGAACGCGGCTATTTCATGCCCGCGTGGGAAAGCTACGAATTGTTTCGTCAGCGCGGCGAAGCAGGGCTAGGCGTGCGCCTGGCTGCCTTGCGTGGCGAGTTCCTCTATGGCCTTGCCGTCGGCATTGACGTCGCGCGCGAGGGCGGCGTGGCGCGTCAGGCTCGGGTTGCCGAAATCCAGGCGCTGACCGGAAGCGTGCTGGGCGAACCGCGCCACGACTCCGCTGGAGCGCTCGCCAAGCGCTGGAATGCGCTGGCGAGTGCGGTCTCGCGAAGACCCGAGCGGCTCGAGGTCTGGGCCTTCGATCCGGGGTCGGCGGTCGATTTCGCGCCGGCGCGCTTCTCCGATGGCGTTACCTTTGCGCTTCGCAGCACCGCGTTGCATCGCGCGCCGGTGAAAGGCCGTAATGACGAATTCGAAAGCCCCGCCGCTTATGTCAATGCGCCAGCGGATAAACCGATCCGCTTCCACCCCCAAGGTCTTAGCGGTGGCGCGCTCTGGCCGGTGGAGTCCGCCAATCTCTTCCGTGCACTGCTCGAACGGCCCGAGTCAAACGGTGGTTCTATCGAGGGGATCGCTTTGTCGCCGCTGGGCGGCGACGCGGTGCAGAAGGCGGAGTTCCTCAATGGCATCGTCTCCATAATCAGCGAAACCAAGAATGGGTTCGTGCAGCGTCAACAGGTCGAGGTCATAGGCCGTGTCGGAGCGCTTTGGCACCGCGCCAAACATGTCGTCATCTACGAACGAACGACAAACCCCACTGCGCAGTTTGCGCCACTCTACGAGGACGATCCGAAGGGCAATCGATCGCGGCGCCCGATCCTTCGCAAGGTGCGCGAATACGTTGAGTTCATCGAATGGGATCGCGGCTATCCGGATTTTCCGGAGGCGGTATCGCGCAGCACCGGTTTCCTTGATCGCGTACGCTTCAACTCCCGAATCATCAACGTCGACAGTGCCTGGAGCCGCGATGTCGGCAAGTTCGGTTGGGAAATTCCGTTGTGGAATCGCGCGAGCGCGCGCCAGCGGCCGCAGGTCTATCCGATGCCTGACGTCGCGTTCGTCACTGCTGCGGAAGGTGACGGCGAAAAGCCGGCAGTGGCCCAGGAAACCCGCGATCCCGAGAAGCTGTATTTCTTTGCCGATTTTTCCGCGCGCACCAGTGACACCAATGTGTGGCAGGTTCGGCAGGTGGTCGACTACAACAACGCGCCGTCGTCGACGAACCTGGCGGCAATCGTTGACGCGAAGTCGACGACCGATCCGCTCGATGCTTCCTCGCGCCGCCCCAGCGTCAGCCGAGTGCTGCCCGGCGTCAGCCGGTTCACTTGGCGACTGGCGCCTGCCGCCCGCAAGAGCGCGCTCAATGCTGGACGTTCAGCCAAGCCAGTCTACGTCGGGCTGGATTCCGTGACGTTCATGCGTAGCACGCAGAAGATCGCGGAGGTTCCGAACGACCTAAAGGACGTTCTCAAGGTCAAGTCCGCGATCGGCGATCCTGCCGCGTATGCTGCGATCATCGGCACTGGCTACTGGACGTCGGACGGTGGCGCAGGACCAGAGAACGTCGGCGCCTATACGGCCGCAATCAAGGACGTCATAGACGCAGCGAAAGCGATCAAGTCGCCCAAAGAGGCCGATCTGCCGCCAGATCTCGCGCCGGTGCGTACCGCCGTGCAGAAGCTGAGGGCTGAGATTACCGGCCAGTTTCAAAAGGAGATCGCCAAGAAGGTCGGCCCCGCATTTGAGGACGCCAAGAAGTTCAGCCAGTCCGTCAAGAACGTGAGCGCGCTGATCGGAAGCGGTCAGCAGCAATGCGAGAAGTTAAAGGAGGACGCCCTCGCGATGGTCCGCGGCAAGTCCGCGTTGATCGTCGAAAACATTCGGGTCTGGGAAAATGACGCGGATACGGCGGTCGAGAACGCCTGGAGAAAATTGACGGGCCTGACCTCGGGTACTGAGCCAACCAAAACAAATCTCCTCCAGTTGCTTGCAGACGACGTCATCGATCTAGTTCGACCGGTTTTCACCGAGGCCAGTACGGACGTCGGGCGTGGCGAGGAAGCTGTGGAGACCGCACGCGCGATCATCGCTGACGTTGACGCGGAGTTCGAATCGATCGTCGCGCGAGCCCGCTCGCGGGTGCGAGAGTTTGCAGCTTCCTACGATCGCGGTAAGCCGTGGTCTCCCTCCCGACGCGCCTCATTTCAGGCTGGGCTGTATTCTGCCATCAGCAGCGTGGCTGACGATGTGCATGGCGCGATCGACGAGGCGCAACATCGTTTGGGAGTGGAACTCGGTAACGCCAGTCAGGCGATCGGCGGCCATCTCGCCAAGTTTCTGAGCGGCGTGGGAGGGGCCGAGGCCGCCGCGCTGGATCAACTAAGTACAATCGAGAATTTGATCGACCATCTTCTGGCGCCTGTCGATTCCGGACTTGTGGAGCTTCTCAAGGGGAACGGCGTTCTCGATCAAGCTGGCCAGGATATTGCGAAAGCTCGCACGGAAGTTACGAACCAGATCGATGATCCTAAATTCCAGGAGTTGAAGGACGCGGCTCTAGGGGCGTTGCGGAGGGCCGACGACGGGCTCGTTGCCGTCCGTTCCAAGGCTGATCAGGCCAAACAGTTGAGCGCCACGGCCAACAAGCTCAACAAGGACACCGCGGCATCGGCGGTTTCGGGCATCCGCGAGCTGGCGGTGAAACTGGACGAAATCGTCAAGAGCATCGAGCCGATCGTCACGGAACTGACCGAGGCTGCGAAAAAGCTGAGTGATGCTGGCTTTGAGCAAATCGATGGTCTCTTCCACGGCATCTTTGCAGGTATAGAGGTCCAAGTTGGCGTGTTCGGCCGCTGGCTGGCGCGGAAGATCGAGATCATCGGAGACAAAATCGACCTCCTGGTAAAGGAAGTCGTCGATTCGCTCGATCTGGCGTTGCGTACGATCCGCACCGAAGTGAAGGAAATTGGTGCGCGAGTAGGTCCCTTGGCCGATGACGCGGCCAAGGCACTGAAAGGCATTCAGGACGCGCTAGCGCCCAATTCCTTGATGGAAGCCGTTCTGCGTAAGAAGGTGATCGAGCCTGCGCTGGACGATCTTCTCAAGCCGCTTCCGGAGAGCTTGAAAGCCGATACGACGGCCTTGAAAGAACTAAGGCAGTCTGCGGCCGAACGTCTGACCCTGCTCAGCACGGAAGTAAAGGACATCGTCGCCGGTCTTAAAAGCGATGCCTTGGACGCCATAACCGAGATTTCTGCATTTTGTTCGGTGATTGTGGAAGATGCGAATGCGGTGGCGAAGTATTTCGAGGATCTGAAAGGCGACGCCGAAACCTATGTAAAAAAGAAATTCGACGAACTCGTTGACCCGTTGGGGAAAGGGCTCGACGACTATGCCAAGGATTATAAAGGTCTCGAAAAACTGGTCTCTTCAGTCCAGGCCCTGGACTACACCGTCCGGGGCATCCAGAACGATCTAGGCCGCTCGGTGGAGAGCGCGCGGAGATATGGCGACCGAGTCATGGACGCTTTCTCGAAAGTCGATGTCTCCAATCCCCTTGCTGCACCGAGCAATATCCTCAAACTTTATTCGGCGGTTACCACGGCGCCCGAGATTGCGGCGCTCAAAGCCGATATCGATCGCATACGCGCCGGATTCGACGAAGCCAGCGACATCATCAATACCACGCGCGCGACGGCTCTCTTCAACCATCTCGGCGACGAACTGAAGGCGCTTGGAATCGCGCTACCTTTCGACGCCATCGGCGACAAAATACGCGCCGTCACGGACATTTCCTCGTTCGACTTTCCAAGGGTGTTCTCAAACCTCGGCGGCTCCAGCTTCGGTAAGCTCGCCAAGGGCTTCAAGATGCCGGCCGGCGCCGGTGACTCGATTCGACTTACGCATGATTTCGACAAGACCCAGATGAAGGCATGGGTCCAGGTCGACATCAATCTGCCGGTTCCCGGACGGTGCAGCCTGTTCTCTCTCGAGGTGTTTCAGGCCGACCTCGTCGAGATGCGGGTGACGGGTCAGGTCAGGCTGGAGGCTTCCAAAGACAGCGAAACTGTGAGCCAAACCGGGTTCGGTCGCGTCGACGCAAATCTGGACATGGTCGTCGGCGGCCAGTCCATGGTGACGTTCCAGTCGCTTGCGTTTCATTTCACAAGGGAGAGCGGCCTCAAGGTCGAATTCGATCCATCGCGGATCAAGCTCAACCCGTCCTTCCAGTTCATCCAAGACTTGCTATCCAGTCTATTCCCCGATGAACTAGGTGGACTCAAGGTCATCAAGCGCGACGGGATTCCGGTAGGACTGGAGCACGAGTTCGCGCTGCCGGCGATAAGCCTGATGTTCGGCACGAGCGGCGTGTCGAACATTTCCATTTCCAACCGTTTCCAGCTTCTCGCCTATCCGGATTTCATCATCGCGGACCGCTTCAGCTTGTCGCGGCCGGAAATGCCATTCATTTTTTCGATATTCGTCATTGGTGGGACTGGCTACATCCAGATCGAGGCCGAATACCAGCCCTTCCGTAACGATCTTATGGTCTCCGTCGAGGCGGCCGCCGGAGGATCGGCGACGCTCGGTCTTTCGTTTGGACCGTTCTCGGGATCCGTTTTCATCGCGCTCAGCATCAGCATTACCTACCGCAAGCATATCGGGCGGTCCGGTGGCGGATTGACAATAGGGCTCGTGCTGGTCATCGCCGGCAGCGTAACCGTCTGCAGCATCGTCACGGTCGGCATCTATTTGTTGCTACGCATTAGCTACCGCGACAACGGTCAGGCCGATGCCGACGGCACGCTGTCGGTCACGATCAGCATTTCGCGCTTCTTCAAAATCCACGCCAGGGCCGATGTTCACTACAAGCTCCGAGGCGGACGTTCCGAGACGACGGTCAGCACGAGCGTCAACGCAGAGGCGGAGGACAAAAGGCTGCAGCAAGCCGCCGACAAGCTCAAGAAGGCAAGGGGCTGA
- a CDS encoding serine protease encodes MDRSPGGKLRRIGTLAAINRAPGLESRDRATEATGDDAISADVVKQSVSALQDQIVRMRGGTAQMTDSDRALVETARSAGGKLATDGAGANLSASEEMALEAIAVADGSRPALLLHDDTIDPNDRTIGDWGRKLRDFGGALKAASQSVGRINMRGRHIGTGWMIRPGCVVTNRHVAQVVSKDPKQVHLNLDSDHGPTICFGHQFNETAPLPQHPIEAILFAGEEYVDPYRSDMARLDLAILKIGAGPVQLPDPLPSSLLPLDQTVVATDIFVLGYPGPAAGSSLPNSVLMDLLGPQAGLKRLSPGEIALEVGKIASDSKSRTFVHDATTLGGSSGSAILAFDKVGRPLTLGLHFGGYEVKYGPGGVVEYRGRNFAHSFAAMDDVMADVNRAVAAELSRA; translated from the coding sequence ATGGACCGGAGCCCGGGTGGGAAGCTGCGTCGCATCGGAACGCTCGCCGCAATCAATCGCGCGCCTGGCCTGGAAAGTCGAGATCGCGCCACGGAGGCGACCGGGGACGACGCAATCAGCGCCGACGTGGTCAAGCAATCTGTTTCCGCACTGCAAGATCAGATCGTTAGGATGCGTGGCGGCACGGCGCAGATGACGGATAGCGACCGAGCGCTGGTCGAGACAGCGCGCTCGGCCGGTGGAAAACTCGCTACCGATGGTGCAGGCGCGAACTTATCCGCCTCGGAAGAAATGGCCTTGGAGGCCATTGCCGTGGCAGATGGCAGCCGACCGGCCTTGCTGTTGCATGACGATACAATTGATCCAAACGATAGGACGATCGGCGATTGGGGGCGTAAATTGCGTGACTTCGGCGGTGCACTCAAGGCCGCCTCGCAATCGGTTGGGCGCATCAACATGCGCGGCCGCCATATCGGCACTGGCTGGATGATACGGCCGGGTTGCGTCGTCACCAACCGCCACGTCGCGCAGGTCGTGTCGAAGGATCCAAAGCAAGTTCATCTTAACCTCGACTCTGACCACGGCCCGACCATCTGCTTCGGTCATCAGTTTAACGAGACTGCGCCACTTCCGCAGCATCCGATCGAGGCGATTTTGTTCGCGGGCGAAGAATATGTCGACCCGTATCGCAGCGACATGGCCCGGCTTGATCTGGCCATTCTCAAGATCGGGGCGGGTCCCGTCCAGTTACCGGACCCGCTCCCATCGTCCTTGCTCCCGCTCGACCAGACTGTGGTCGCGACAGACATCTTTGTTCTCGGTTACCCTGGCCCCGCCGCCGGCTCGAGCTTGCCCAACAGCGTGCTCATGGACCTGCTGGGTCCCCAGGCTGGACTGAAACGTCTCTCACCGGGGGAGATCGCCTTGGAGGTCGGCAAGATCGCCTCGGACAGCAAGTCCCGGACCTTCGTGCACGATGCGACCACTCTGGGCGGCAGTTCCGGATCCGCGATTCTCGCCTTCGACAAGGTCGGTCGTCCGCTCACGCTCGGACTGCATTTCGGAGGTTATGAGGTCAAGTACGGCCCAGGGGGCGTTGTCGAATATCGAGGCCGAAACTTCGCCCATAGCTTTGCGGCGATGGACGATGTCATGGCTGACGTCAATCGGGCAGTGGCGGCCGAGCTTTCCCGCGCTTAA